Genomic window (Nitrospirales bacterium LBB_01):
CAAGGTGTTTACCGGCATGTTTTCCATCTTTCCACATTTTGCTTGCAGTAAAATCATACACATCGCCATTATATAGAACAAATGCCGGTCTGCCTTCTTTGCCGTCACACTCTGCAATTTCCTCTAAGGTAAAAACACCTTTTTTTATGTCAATTTTAGCTTCGTGTTTCAGTTTTAGTTTTTTGCCGATAAAAAAAGTAACTATTGTTGCCGTTGATACCATGATTATGTAGATTGATACTTTTATAGTTAGAAGAATACCAAATTTTGTATGAAACAGAGTTTGCATGTCATTGATACGAGCTAATGTTAAAAAAATTCCTGTAATGCCGACAACACAGATAGATATCCATCCAAGAGTCAGCTCTCCTTTGGGAAGCCCTCTTGAGGCATAAGCAGGTTTAAGCAAAATATGTACATATAGTATAGCCCCAAACCAGGCTACAGCGCCTGTTATGTGTAAAAAACCAACAAGAAACCTGATGATTTTCTGACTGATTGAAAACTTTAATCCTTTGCCGGTGGTAATGATTTCTCGTTTATATGCTTCACCGGCGGTTGTCAGCTTCCCTCCGCCTGAGGTATCCACATGGCAGTAGCTGCAATCTTTTTTAGTTTTTTCTGAGTACTCACTGTAAGCATATACTTTCCCGCAGAAAATAAATACAGACAACACTATAAACACAACTGTCACACAATATCTATTTGCCATACAGAATTTTACAAAAAAAATAAGAAATAAGCAAGATGATGAATAATCTAAAAAACTCAGCGTGTTTTATTTTTATGTCCCTGCGCTTCTACAAACGCCCGCAGCACGGCATTAATACGGGTTTGATAGCCCCTGCCATCATGTTTGAACCATTCCACAATGTCAGGATCTAAACGCAGTGTCACCGTTTCTTTGGGTTTAGGCAAGTTAATCCGAGCCTTATCGAACCATTTGGCGTTGGGAATAAACGTGTCGGGGTCACTTGCAACGGCGTGTTCGATTTCCGTATCGGTCATTGCCCGAACCCGTGCCCAATCTGTCTTATCACTCATTGGCTGCGCTTCCTTTGATACGTGCGTAGTACGCTTTTTGCTCATGGGTTCCTGCCTTTCTTGCACTGATTAACCTGCGGGTATTCCCGCGTTGTGTGTAAACGACAAAAAGCAAAACGCCGTTAACCTCGCCATAGGCGCCTATGCGCTGCTCACCATAATCATAGCGAGTATCCGGCATCTCAATAGTCTGTCCATCGAAAATGAGCTTTGCTCCCTCGAAGTCTATCCCGTGCTTCATAAGGTTCACAGTGCGCTTTTGTTCATCCCATTCAAACAATATAATTATTTTACATTATGTCATTACAATTGTCAATACTTAGCTGCCTGTGGTCATTTGAATACCTATTAATTGCAATGCTGGCATTACAATTAATAAACGTTTCAGAGCAGTCAAGATGACTGCTCCAACGCGGGTTAAGTACTTGAGTAATTTATCATTAGCTAATTTTTTTCTATGCTCTTTACATTGATTACACATCTCAGCGTGAAATCGCTCGGTATTCCGGATTTTCTCCTCTGCAGCATCAGAATCAATATTTTCTCTTGACAACCATCCGTATTCTTTGTCTTCCAGTGGATGTGTATTAAGTGTCCAGTTGATGACGTTATGCCGTTCTTTTTTCCCATTCTTTATCGGTACATCATATGGAGACAAAATGCTCTTGGCAGCTGGATAGTTTTTGATTTTTGTATAAGCAGCCTCGGTCAATGCAGCGCCGCACCAGTTTTGTTTCTGTTCAAGTTCATAAGCCTCAATAAGCGCCTTGCCGACATAAATGTTATTCTCAGGGTTACAATAAAATTCACCATAAGAAATGCCGATTCTGAACCTGAGCGCTGGGAATTGTATTGGTCTTGATAGAATCTCATTTGCACGAGCTATAACTGCATAATAACCCTCTCTTGTATCTTGTAGTGAATAGAGAATAACCGTATCTGAAAAAAGGGTATGTCCTACAAGCCATTCACGTATAATCTGTTCATTTGTTGGTGATTCAGGCAGTTCCTGAGAGCTGGGAATCGACGAAAGGAGGTTATTAAGATTCTTTATATGATAGTTGACAATCTTACTGAGGGGCTCTTGCTTTACAAGAGAACTGAACCCCAAAATATCTGCAACGGCAACCATTGCCATATTCTCGGTGCTTTTATTCATAAGCTATACTAAATATAGTATAACATTTCAAGTGATTTTCTTTCGTATATTAATAATTTCTATGTCATTCTCTTTATATAATTCAAAGTGTTCGTCTTTAGTATAATGTGACTAAGTTATTTTCATTCCAAATTATATCAACTCCTGCAAAAACCGGCATTAGTTCTTTCTCTGTGTGTTTCCCCCCATGAGGCGATTCCACCAAGAGGTTTTTCGTTTATTAGAAACAGAAGAGTACGTTTTTTAGCTTCCATAATCTGACTGTCAGTTTTTTCGTTAATAAGTGGTTGTGCTGATGTCTCTTCTGAATTTAATTCATGCCACTTCTCTATAGGAACTATTACAGCTGTAACATTCCCCTCATCATCGGACACATATTGTATATAGTTAGTTTTCATCCGTTTGCTCCTTCATAGTATATAATTATAATAACATAAAACTGTTCATGTATAACGTAAACTGAAATTACCACTGCAGGAATTTACAAAATCAAGGACTCTGAGTTAGACTAACAGCTGTGACCGCAAGGAGAAGTGAAAAAAAGTGATTAAAATTAAAGAGAGATGTGTTTTGGTTATAGTGGCAGTGGTAATGTCAATGTTTTTTGCATCAGAGACTTATGCAGAGACTAAAACAAAAATAGCCGCAAGTTTCTATCCGCTTGCATTTATCGCTGAAAGTGTTGGCGGCAGCAATACGCAGGTAATAAACATGACCCCGACCGGAGTTGAACCACACGAGTTTGAGCCAAAGCTAAGCACTCTCAAGGAGCTTTACTCATCCCGCCTGTTTATATATAACGGAGCTGGGGTTGACCACTGGGCTGAGAAACTATCAGCAGATTTGAAGAAAAAGGGCGTAGAGACTGTTAATATGTCATCATATATTTCACTGTTAAAAACAGACGGCAATTCGTCTGACCCACATTTTTGGTTAGACCCGCTTATGGTAAAAAAAGAGGTTGAGGTTGTTCGTGACGCATTAATTAAAATAAATCCGGCTGACAGAGCAGTTTATGAAAAAAACGCAGCCGATATAAGCGCCAAACTTGACGCACTCAACAGTAAGTACGCTGCTGGGCTAAAAAGCTGCAAACACCGGGATATTATCGTAACTCACTCTGCATTTCAGTACATGTCAGTGCGTTACGGTTTAAATATGTTTTCCATACTTGGGCTTTCCACTTTAGAGGAGGCGTCTCCTAAAAAACTTGTCGAACTGTCAAAAATCGTCAGGGATAAGAAAATGAAATATGTGTTTTATGAATCCCTCGTAAGCCCCAAACTTGCCGAGACATTGGCTAATGAAGCCGGAGTAAAAACTCTCACACTAAATCCCATTGAGGGGCTTACCGATGACGATGTAAAAGCCGGCAAAAACTACCTGTCACTTATGGAGGATAACCTCAAAAACTTAAAAACAGCATTGGAGTGTAACTAAAACCCTAAAATGGAACAGTTTTGTTTAGAAGCACGCGGGATAGAGTATAGTTATGGCAGGGAAAAGGTTCTTGAAAGTATTACCTTTTCAATCGCTGCCGGAAGCTATGTTGGGCTAATTGGCCCAAATGGCGGCGGTAAAACTACTTTGATTAAAATTTTGCTTGGGCTTACTAAACCTGATGCCGGTGAGATTTATGTTTTTGGGGAGAGGATTTGTAATTATAAAAAGAAATACCATTTAGGATATGTTCCGCAGCAGGTGTCTCAGCTTGAAAATTCGTTTCCAGCAACCGTATCAGAAATAGTGAAAACCGGACGCACGGCACGTGTTGGTCTCTACAGAAGTTTTACAAGTAAAGACAAAGAGGCAATCAACACGGCTATGGAGATAGCCGGTGTTTCAGAGTATAAAGACAGGCTGATAGGAAAACTTTCCGGTGGACAAAAACAGAAGGTTTTTATTGCAAGGGCGTTAGCCGGAGAACCCAAAGTCCTCTTTCTTGATGAGCCTATGGTTGGAATAGATATTGTTTCAAGGGAGTCATTCTATACATTTTTAAGGCAGCTTAATAAAGAAAAAGGTATAACCATTGTGTTTATCTCGCATGACCTTGGGGTAATATCCGAGGAGGTTGAGACAATTCTATGTTTAAATAAAAAACTGTTTTGCCACGGCAAATCCGGTGAGACAAGCATTAACCAACTGATAGAGGACTCCTACGGTAAGAAAGTTTCTGCCGTAAGGCATATTCATTAAAACTGATGTTTGAGATATTTGATCACATCTTTATGATGCGGGCCTTTACGGCGGGGATACTTATTGCCGTCACAGCGCCGGTTATAGGCATATTTTTAGTTGTCAGGCGGTATTCTCTGATAGCCGACACACTTGCCCACGTATCTTTGGCAGGTGTTGCGATTGGACTATTAACAAAAACGTATCCTCTGATTTGGGCAACAGTGGTCTCAGCAGCTACGGCCGTAGGGATAGAGACACTCCGTAAGTCAAAACGAGTCTATGGCGAAGCTTCGGTAGCCTTATTTTTACAAGGTGGTATGGCCGTTGCCGTAACTTTGATAAGCATAGCAAAGGGGTTTAATGCCGAGTTGTTTGGCTTTCTGTTTGGGGCAATAGCTACGGTGTCTCAAACGGATTTGTATTTCATTGGGATTTTAGCCCTTGTAATAGTTTTGTCGGTGTTTTTTCATTTTAAAGAGCTATTTGCAGTGGCCTTTGATGAGGAGCTGGCACAAGTGAGCGGGATGCGTGTTAAAGCCTTTAACACAACGCTTGTCGTACTTGCCGCAATAGCTATCACTGTTGCTACACGGATAGTTGGGATACTGCTTATTGGCGCTCTGATGGTTATACCGGTGCTTGCAGCGATGCAGTTTTCACGCAGTTTTAAAGAGACTTTAGGTATTTCCATTGTGATGTCTCTTGTATCAGTTATAGTGGGTCTCTACGCCTCCTACTACCTTGATATAGCAAGCGGAGGCGCCATTGTCCTATGTGCTTTAGCGCTCTTTTTTGTATCTACTGTCGTTAATAAAAGTAGTTAACTGTTTCCCTCCCTGATAGCAGCATATGGTTCTATCCTGGATGCCAATAGGGCTGGGTACAGGGCAGCACACAGCGTTAACGGGATATTTATGGCAAAGGTTAGCGCAAAAACAAAAATCATTGTGGCAGGTGACGGCCAGATGTAAAGAAGCTCTATTGTTTCCATAATAGAGTTTTTTATAGCAAAAAAAACAGCATTTCCAAATATGATACCCAAACACCAGCCAAATGCGGTGATTAGAAGGGCTTCTATGATTATTCCATAGAAAACGTTTCTACGCGTTGCGCCGACTGCTCTAAGCATACCTATTTCGCTTCTTCTTTCGTTTACAATCATGGAAAAGGCTATAAATAGTATTATCGCTCCAAACGCTATAATTATTAAAACTGGAATAATAAGCGGTCTGATTTTAGCCATTAGGAGCTTTTTTTCCTCTTTAGATGTGACGTTTATGTCTATAACCGATACGCCTTTAACATTGTCGTAGATATTTTGAGTTAAACTCTTAGCCGATATTCCATTTTCTGCTTTTATGAAAACAGCGGAGAAAGTATCCTGATTCATTTGATTAATATCAGGCTCTGAGTTAAAAGTATTAACCATAAAATCCATACCCGGCAGTCGTTTCTTAGGAGTTTTAACAGCAGGCGCTTTTTTAAATTCTGAGATAAACACCCTTGCCTCAGAAAGTGGAATGAACACAGCATGGTCAAGATAACCGATTCCAGTGGGGGCTAAGCTGGAAAGAATCCTGCGTTTTTTCCCAAATAATTTAATTTCCTGTCCGGGATAATATTTAATCTTATAGCCGACTGTAAGCCCTGATGTTTCATTTTTCCGTCCAATTGAGTACTCAACCCATGGGTTTACAATGAAATCAGAAGCTGGATCAAAGGCTATAACCAGCACTTTTTCAATCGTGGATTCAATATCGTAAGAAATGGGCTGGAGGTATAGCTGAGGGGATATCTCACCAATACCATGCACTTTCAGGAGTTTTTCATAAACTCCTTCGGAAAAATAAAATAGAGACGGTTGTCCTTTAGTGATAAAATTAAAGGCTTCGGTTTCCTTTCCCTGTGGTACAACCACAATATCGGCCTTTAACCTTTGATAGGAAAGGGTGATGTTTTTTTTCACAGTTTCAAAGACAAAAAATGATACCAGTGTTACTATCGTAACTGTGGCTGTGGCTGCAATTAGAGCGCTTGTGCGAAACCTCCGCATTTTAAGGTTAGCCCACGCATACAGAAAGATGCTGATTTGCGGGGCTGCCGGTTTTTGTTTTATCAGAGCTGCATAAAGTGATAAGATGAGCATGTTTAACGCCAACACTAAGAGCATATATTTAATCCCAGCATGTGACCTTATGGATTCAGTGTTGGCTGCTATCATCATTTTATCTCCAAATGTGTAGTAACTTACAGGGTTTAAGGTAAGAGCGTGGAATAAGGAGACAATGGAAATTAAAATAGAAATTAACTGTGCTTTTTTGTACTTAAATGATACAATGGCGGCTGCCATAGCAGCGATTCCAAGGTATAACTCCGGATGGTAGTGGATAAAGCAGATAGTTTGCACATTTGCATCAGTTTTAGTTACCAAGTTTCTAAGCCGCAGCAAAAAGTGCGGATATGCAGCAAGCATAAAGCTAGTAAGAAAAAATATCATGGATGCAAAAAACTTGTTCATGGGGCATCCACTTGAACTTTCCTTAGCGTGTTTGGGGCTTTTTCCCAAAGGTCAATGTGACAGAGTCAGCTGTTTGCTGTGTCCATCTCCAGCCAAACCAGAGTCATCGGATGTTTTAAACTGAGACGCTATTTTTCTTAAATGCTCCGATACGCTTACAAGCTGAGCAGATGCGTCTGATATAATGGTTGAGCACACTGATGTGTCTCTTGAGTTTTTAGCAAGCGTATCAATGTCTTCAGTAATCTGCCCTGAGACAGTGGACATTTCCTCGGTAGCTGATGCGATACTCTGAACCATAGATTGAAGCTCGGTTACGCTGTGCACTATTGAACTAAGTGAGTCTCCAGCCTTTGTGGAGTAATCCACTCCGGCTTCTACTCTGTTAAGGCTTTCTTTCATTGAAGATATTGCTTTGCCGGTTTCACCCTGAATGGCTCGAATCATTTCGCTTATCTCAGTTGTAGCCTTGCCGGTTTTCTCTGCCAGTTTTCTTACCTCATCGGCAACCACTGCAAATCCGCGTCCCTGCTCTCCGGCTCTTGCCGCTTCTATTGCCGCATTTAGTGCCAGAAGGTTTGTCTGGTCAGCTATGTCGTTTATAACATTTACAATTTCCCCTATCTGACTTGAGCGGTGCCCCAGCGACTCTATCATAGCGGCGGAGTCCTTAACGGTTGCTTCAATTTTCTTTACCTCATCGCGGGTTTTGTCCACAACGCTTGAGCCGTCTTTTGCCACAGCCATAGTTGAGGCGGCTGAGGAGGCTATTGTTGACGAATTCCTTGCTATGTCAACAATGGTTTGAGTCATTTCCTCTACTGCGGTTGCCACCTGAGTGGTTTTCTCAGCTTGACTGTTTGTGTCAAAAGACATTTTGCTTGATGTAGCATTCAGTCCAGTACATGACTCTGAGGTGACATTGGCCAGGTCTTTCAAGCTATGCACTATTTCCCTTAATCTTGCAGTCATCTTGTTAAATCCAACAGAGAGCTTTCCTATTTCATCCTTTGCGTGGTAATCAAATCTGCAGCTAATATCGCCCTCAGCCATGCACTCAAAAGAATCCGATAAATCTTTCAACGGTCTGTGCGTTTTCTTAAAAACAACTATGAATATCACGGATATACCAACTAATAGCAGCAAACCAACAATAATAAACATGAGTTCAAGACGCTGTAATTTAGCCATTTTTTCTGCAAGCGGCACCTTTATACTGATAACTCCTATAACCGTACCATCTGCTACGCTGTGGCACTCAAGACAGTTTTTACCCATAAAATCCTTTTTCGCAATGTATGGGTACACCCCCCTTAAGTAATCACCGGTTATGACTACAACCTCTTTACCGGTGCTTACCACCTGCTTTTCAACCTCATCAGTCGGGTGCTCATCAGAGGCATTTGTTCCGAAATCTTTATCAATAGATTCGGTTCTTAGCACTTTCAAATCAATCAGATTTTTCATTTGATCAAGGAAAGGTTTTTTTGAAGCGTTTATCGAGCCGGTTAACATCATTGCAGTAAGGCTGTTTAACACAGACTCCCTATAGCCTTTTATCGCTCCGTTTTTAATCTCGTCAATTATCATATCTCTTGATATTTTAACAGCAAAGAAGACGTTAAAAATCATACCAATAGCAGTAAAGACAAGTATTGGTACCAGTGTTTTTGAAGTTATAGACCAGTTCTTAAACATCGTTTGCATTCCTCCATACTTTTATTTATGTAAATATCTAATACGCCTACTACAATTTGCATATTATACAACAAATTATTTTATTTTATTAACATTTGTTGTTAAAAAATTTTACAAGTGTGGCGATACATGTGTTTGACAACTAAGCACTGAGAATATTATTCTTACTTTGTGATAAGGGAGAGATTTAAAACTTGAAAATATTGTTTATTGCTCAACGGTTAAGCCCCTACATTGTGGATACCCGGCGCGTACTGACTGAGGCCGGGCACGTGGTAGATGTTCTTGATGTGTTTGATGCCGTGTATTGCACAGCAGGCAGAGAGGTTTCTGTTTTTACAAACGAAACAGTTCAAAAAATCACATGGAGCATAAAGAAAGTACGGGGACTTTCAACTCTTTTGGCAGTAAAATCATTTCTTAAAAAATTAGCCGGTAAGTATGACATATGCCACGTGCATTATAATGAACCACTCTATAGCGCATTTTTCCCAGAGGAGTTATCCAAAACTGCACAGAAACTCATTGTCAGCATCTGGGGATGGGATTTTCACAAGGCAAATAATTTTAAAAGAAAACTCCAGCAGAGAATTTATAAACGTGCTGATACAATCACTTTTAACAATGAGGATGTGCGGGATGATTTCACTGCGTACTATAATCGCAGATATTTGAAAAAATCTGAAATTCTCAGATTTGGTTTGACTACTGTTTCTGACATAAAACAGTTACAGGACAGAAACGATGCTGCTCAGTATTGCCGTAGTATTTTAGACCTTCCTCCGGATGCTTTTATTGTTGCCTTTGGTCATAATGGAGTTGTAGAACAGCAGCATGAAAAAATGGCGTTAGCTATAAAAGAAAATCATAGTGAGTTTCCTGATGAGACCTATGTTGTATTTCCCATGAACTATGGGGCAACATCGGATTATATAGAAAGGGTGAAAACTGTTGTTAAAGATTGCGGCTTCAGTTACAGAGTAATGGATAAAATGATATATGGAGAAGAGTTGGCAGCATTAAGGACAGCGGCTGATGTGATGGTGCATGTGCAGGTTACGGATTCATTTTCTGCCGCTATGCAGGAACATCTGTATGGAGGAAGTATCGTGATTAACGGCTCATGGCTTCCCTACAAGTTTTTGAAAGACAGGAGCGTTTTCTTTCTTGAGGTTAACTCGGTATCGGAAATTGTGGAAAAAATCATTTACGCTTATAAAAATATGAGGCATCTGAAAGAGTTATGCTTTAACAACCGCCATATAATGTGGGATTTAAGCAGTTGGGAACGAAACCTTCCCCGTTGGGAAGCCATTTACAAAAAAGACCCGAACCCTTAAGGATTTTTTTGTAAAATCACGCATCTTTGCAGTCTTATTTTAAAACTGTAGTTATCAGAAATCCAGCGGTTGACCGCTTCTGGAACCTGTTCTTTAAGGTATTGAATGTCTCCAGCCACGATAAACTTAGGCGGATTTTGTTTTAACTCTTTAAGGAGATTTTCCACCTTTTCTGTCCCTGTACTCATAAACGTGTCTAAAAAAAGATGATTTAACACATATACGTATGATGTCGGACTCAGCCTGCCGCTTTCTATGTATGTGTATTTGTTGTAGGATGGAACCCATATATAGTCTGTGCTTGTAGTGTTGTTTTTAATGTAGTATGAGCAGACGTCCTCTTGCCTTTTCTCATACGGCTTTGTAATTCTTTCATAAAACTGATAAGTCATGGCGCTGTCAAAAACAAAGAGAGACAACGCAAAGGCAGCAATAACCGCAGATATTGATAGACGGTCAGTGAAATTAAAAGACCGTTTTAGGGTATACACCAAAAAGACAGCG
Coding sequences:
- a CDS encoding BrnA antitoxin family protein: MSDKTDWARVRAMTDTEIEHAVASDPDTFIPNAKWFDKARINLPKPKETVTLRLDPDIVEWFKHDGRGYQTRINAVLRAFVEAQGHKNKTR
- a CDS encoding BrnT family toxin, whose protein sequence is MIILFEWDEQKRTVNLMKHGIDFEGAKLIFDGQTIEMPDTRYDYGEQRIGAYGEVNGVLLFVVYTQRGNTRRLISARKAGTHEQKAYYARIKGSAANE
- a CDS encoding zinc ABC transporter substrate-binding protein, which codes for MIKIKERCVLVIVAVVMSMFFASETYAETKTKIAASFYPLAFIAESVGGSNTQVINMTPTGVEPHEFEPKLSTLKELYSSRLFIYNGAGVDHWAEKLSADLKKKGVETVNMSSYISLLKTDGNSSDPHFWLDPLMVKKEVEVVRDALIKINPADRAVYEKNAADISAKLDALNSKYAAGLKSCKHRDIIVTHSAFQYMSVRYGLNMFSILGLSTLEEASPKKLVELSKIVRDKKMKYVFYESLVSPKLAETLANEAGVKTLTLNPIEGLTDDDVKAGKNYLSLMEDNLKNLKTALECN
- a CDS encoding metal ABC transporter ATP-binding protein — protein: MEQFCLEARGIEYSYGREKVLESITFSIAAGSYVGLIGPNGGGKTTLIKILLGLTKPDAGEIYVFGERICNYKKKYHLGYVPQQVSQLENSFPATVSEIVKTGRTARVGLYRSFTSKDKEAINTAMEIAGVSEYKDRLIGKLSGGQKQKVFIARALAGEPKVLFLDEPMVGIDIVSRESFYTFLRQLNKEKGITIVFISHDLGVISEEVETILCLNKKLFCHGKSGETSINQLIEDSYGKKVSAVRHIH
- a CDS encoding metal ABC transporter permease encodes the protein MFEIFDHIFMMRAFTAGILIAVTAPVIGIFLVVRRYSLIADTLAHVSLAGVAIGLLTKTYPLIWATVVSAATAVGIETLRKSKRVYGEASVALFLQGGMAVAVTLISIAKGFNAELFGFLFGAIATVSQTDLYFIGILALVIVLSVFFHFKELFAVAFDEELAQVSGMRVKAFNTTLVVLAAIAITVATRIVGILLIGALMVIPVLAAMQFSRSFKETLGISIVMSLVSVIVGLYASYYLDIASGGAIVLCALALFFVSTVVNKSS
- a CDS encoding FtsX-like permease family protein codes for the protein MNKFFASMIFFLTSFMLAAYPHFLLRLRNLVTKTDANVQTICFIHYHPELYLGIAAMAAAIVSFKYKKAQLISILISIVSLFHALTLNPVSYYTFGDKMMIAANTESIRSHAGIKYMLLVLALNMLILSLYAALIKQKPAAPQISIFLYAWANLKMRRFRTSALIAATATVTIVTLVSFFVFETVKKNITLSYQRLKADIVVVPQGKETEAFNFITKGQPSLFYFSEGVYEKLLKVHGIGEISPQLYLQPISYDIESTIEKVLVIAFDPASDFIVNPWVEYSIGRKNETSGLTVGYKIKYYPGQEIKLFGKKRRILSSLAPTGIGYLDHAVFIPLSEARVFISEFKKAPAVKTPKKRLPGMDFMVNTFNSEPDINQMNQDTFSAVFIKAENGISAKSLTQNIYDNVKGVSVIDINVTSKEEKKLLMAKIRPLIIPVLIIIAFGAIILFIAFSMIVNERRSEIGMLRAVGATRRNVFYGIIIEALLITAFGWCLGIIFGNAVFFAIKNSIMETIELLYIWPSPATMIFVFALTFAINIPLTLCAALYPALLASRIEPYAAIREGNS
- a CDS encoding methyl-accepting chemotaxis protein produces the protein MFKNWSITSKTLVPILVFTAIGMIFNVFFAVKISRDMIIDEIKNGAIKGYRESVLNSLTAMMLTGSINASKKPFLDQMKNLIDLKVLRTESIDKDFGTNASDEHPTDEVEKQVVSTGKEVVVITGDYLRGVYPYIAKKDFMGKNCLECHSVADGTVIGVISIKVPLAEKMAKLQRLELMFIIVGLLLLVGISVIFIVVFKKTHRPLKDLSDSFECMAEGDISCRFDYHAKDEIGKLSVGFNKMTARLREIVHSLKDLANVTSESCTGLNATSSKMSFDTNSQAEKTTQVATAVEEMTQTIVDIARNSSTIASSAASTMAVAKDGSSVVDKTRDEVKKIEATVKDSAAMIESLGHRSSQIGEIVNVINDIADQTNLLALNAAIEAARAGEQGRGFAVVADEVRKLAEKTGKATTEISEMIRAIQGETGKAISSMKESLNRVEAGVDYSTKAGDSLSSIVHSVTELQSMVQSIASATEEMSTVSGQITEDIDTLAKNSRDTSVCSTIISDASAQLVSVSEHLRKIASQFKTSDDSGLAGDGHSKQLTLSH
- a CDS encoding glycosyltransferase family 4 protein, coding for MKILFIAQRLSPYIVDTRRVLTEAGHVVDVLDVFDAVYCTAGREVSVFTNETVQKITWSIKKVRGLSTLLAVKSFLKKLAGKYDICHVHYNEPLYSAFFPEELSKTAQKLIVSIWGWDFHKANNFKRKLQQRIYKRADTITFNNEDVRDDFTAYYNRRYLKKSEILRFGLTTVSDIKQLQDRNDAAQYCRSILDLPPDAFIVAFGHNGVVEQQHEKMALAIKENHSEFPDETYVVFPMNYGATSDYIERVKTVVKDCGFSYRVMDKMIYGEELAALRTAADVMVHVQVTDSFSAAMQEHLYGGSIVINGSWLPYKFLKDRSVFFLEVNSVSEIVEKIIYAYKNMRHLKELCFNNRHIMWDLSSWERNLPRWEAIYKKDPNP